Genomic segment of Octadecabacter arcticus 238:
TGCCAGCAGCGGCGGACCAGAATGCGGGTGCCTATCTCGCTGCGCGTCAGGCCGCGATTTCTGGCGATTACGATGCAGCAGCACTCTATTTTCGCGACGCTTTGCTGGCCGACGCCAACAACACAGCCCTTATGGAACAGACTCTTGCGGCGTACTTGGGCGTCGGACAGGTTGAATCCGCGGCAGGCATCGCGCGCCCGTTCATCAGCGCAGGGGGCGAAAGCCAGATCGCCAACATAGCGCTTATGGCACAGGCCGCCCGCGCAGAAGATTGGGACGCGATATTTGATTTAATCGAGGCCGGACACGAGGTCGGCCCGCTTTTGGATGGTCTGGCCCAAGCATGGGCTTACCTTGGCAAGGGTGACACAGTCCACGCGATGATGCGATTTGACGAAGTGATCGACACACCGGGATTGCGCGGCTTTGGCCAACAACACAAAGCCCTCGCGCTTGCAATGTCAGGCGATCTGGACGGCGCAAGCGCGATCTATGACCTGCCACCCAACATCGGTATCATCCCGACCCGCGGGTCCGTCGTGGCGCATCTGCAAATCCTCGTCCAACTCGGTGACTTTGAGCGGGCTGGCGACATGATCGAACGCGCCTTCGGTGAAGACCCCGATCCCGAACTGGCCGCCCTACGCAGCGCCATCACTGCAGGCGAGGTTCCCGACCTGTCCCGCGCTGTCGCAACACCGAGCGACGGCATCTCTTACGCCTTCAAAGGCTTCTCCGACATTCTTCAGGGGGAAGCCAATGAGAGCTATCTGTTGCTCTACGCGCAGGCCGCCCGATATATCGCACCCCACGATGCCGACACGCAAATCGCCACTGCTAGGCTGCTGAATGCACTTGGCCAATACGACGCTGCAGCGCAAACCTTCGCACAGGTCGCCACAGATGACCCCGCGTTTCATAGCGCAGAAATTGGCCGCGCAGAGGCCTTGCGCCTTGCAGGTCGGATCGAACAAGCCATCGAAGTTCTCAGCCAGCTCACACGCAGTCATCCCGACCTGCCACTGTCGCACGCATCGCTGGGCGACATTTACCGCCAGCAAGAACATTTCGTAGATGCCCGCGACGCATACAGCGCAGCACTTTCAGGCTACCCAGAGGACGCATCCATCCGCTGGTGGTTGCTCTATTCACGCGGTATGACCAGTGAACGCCTTGATGAATGGGACGCGGCCGAAGCAGACTTTCGCGCCTCTCTCGCGCTCAACCCCGGCAATCCATCGGTATTGAACTACCTTGGTTATTCACTGGTGGATCGTGGACTGAAATTCGACGAAGCCTTGGGCATGATCGAAACCGCCGTTGCAGCCCGTCCTGACAGTGGCGCCATCGTCGACAGCCTTGCTTGGGTCTATTACAAACTTGGCCGCTACCAAGAGGCCGTTGCCCCCATGGAACGCGCCGCCGAACTCGAACCCAATGACCCGATCCTGTCAGATCACTTGGGCGACGTTTACTGGATGGTCGGTCGAGACGTCGAAGCGCGTTTTCAATGGCGACGTGCGCTGTCATTTGAACCCGAACAGGCTGAGGCCGACCGCATTCGCCACAAACTCTCCGTCGGGTTGGAAGCGGTTTACGCCGACGAAGGCGTGACCCCCGCCGCCGCGGTTGAGATAGCGAATGACGACAACTAAGGGCGCGTTTTGTGAACCTGCGCCTGCCAAAGTCAACCTGACGCTGCATGTGACGGGGCAACGGGCCGACGGGTATCATCTGCTTGATAGTTTGGTGATGTTTACGGCGTTGGGTGATGTCGTGACAGTCGCTGCCGCAGAACGCTTGACCCTTACGATAGACGGTCCGTTTTCGGCAGGTCTGACAGCGGACAACGACAATCTGGTGATGCGCGCTGCCCGATCTTTCGGTGTCACCAATGGTGCGGCCATTACACTGACAAAAAACCTGCCCGTTGCGTCCGGCATCGGTGGTGGGTCGGCAGACGCCGCCGCCGCCTTGCGCGCCCTGTCCCGCCTGTGGGGCCTGCCAATTCCTGACAGCGCCACAATCCTGAAACTCGGCGCTGACGTGCCTGTCTGCATGACGTCCGAATTGTCGCGCATGCACGGCATCGGGGACCGAATCGACACCTTGGGCCCTGCGCCAATGCTCGACATACTTTTGGTGAACCCGAATGTGGCTGTTTCGACCGCGCAAGTCTTTGGCGGACTTGCCAGCAAATCAAACGCGCCGATGGCGGCTGACATGCCCGACCCGCGCGACAGAGATGATTGGGTCACATGGCTTTTGGCCCAGCGCAACGATCTGGAAACGCCTGCTCGGATCGCGGCCCCCACCATTGATGACGTTTTGGGGTCACTGAGCGCGCAGGTTGGCAGTACATTGGCCCGCATGTCAGGGTCCGGTGCCACGTGTTTTGCATTATTCAAAGATGGCACGAGCCGCGACGCTGCCGCCGCAACATTGCGCCTATCGCATCCAACATGGTGGATCGCAGAAACCGGCGCAGCGCCTACTTAATTCTGGCGACCACATAATCTGCCAAATCCAACAGCATCAGTTTGATCGGATGATCCGGCAGGGGCGCCAACGCCGCCTTCGCTTTTTCCATCCAAGCCAGAGCGTCTGATTTTGTGGCGTCAAGCGTGCCATGTTTGACCAGAAGGCCCAGTGCAGTTTGCAGATCGCCATCTTCTTGGCGACCTTTTTCAATGGTGCGCACCCAAAAGGCGCGTTCGGTCGCGTCCGCCAGTGCCACGGCCTTAATCACAGGAAGCGTCAGTTTGCGTTCACGGAAATCATCGCCGACGTCTTTGCCGATGGCGTCCGTACCTGAATAATCCAGCAGATCGTCAACAATCTGAAATCCGATGCCCAGCGCGTCGCCATAGTCATAAAGCGCCTTTACCAGCGCCTCATCCTGTTGTGCAATGACGCCGCCCACTTCCAAGGCCGCTGAAAACAAAGCTGCTGTTTTGCCGCGCACGATCTGCAAATAAACCGCTTCGCTCGTCGCCAGATCGCTTGCGGCAGTCAACTGCAAGACTTCGCCTTCGGCAATCGTTGCGGATGCGTTGGCAAGAATATCCAGCACCCGCAGCGATCCCGTTTCAACCATCAACTGGAACGAGCGTGCGAACAGATAATCGCCAACCAGCACCGACGACGTATTATCCCACAACAAGTTCGCCGTGGGCCGCCCGCGCCGCTGCGCACTTTCATCAACCACATCATCGTGCAGCAATGTCGCCGTATGAATAAATTCGACTGTCGCGGCCAGATGCACGTGATACGGGCCGCCATAGCCACACATCTTCGCCGCCGCCAACGTCAGCATCGGGCGCAGGCGTTTGCCGCCCGCCTCAACCAAATGTGCCGTCACTTCGGGGATGCGGGGTGCATGTTCGGATGCCATTCGGTCGCGAATCAACACGTTCACGGCGTCCATTTCATCCGTCAAAGCAGCTGCCAAACGGTCATGTGGTTTGCTTGCGGCATGGTCTAGGCTCATCACAGCTCCGTCAGTTGCTCGACAAAGGGCAGCAATGCACCTTAAGTCATGGGTATGAAAGAACTCCTTCGCACCAATGACATCACAATCATCGCCTTTGTCAAAGCCCTTCTGCAGGGCTAGAACATAGAGGTGTTTGAGTTAGACGTAAATATGAGCATCCTTGACGGATCTTTAGGCATATTGCCGCGCCGTCTGATGGTGCGTCGGGCCGATCATTTCATCGCGACCTCCGTGATGACAGCCAACAACATCGAATTGGGACTGTGAGCACAGGGTCTGAGACGACGTTCGACGCCTTCCTTGGGGGGCGCTTGACGCTTGAGCAACCCACCAAAGGGTATCGGGCCGGTGTCGATCCGGTGCTTTTGGCGGCAGCCGTTCGCGCGCAGGCCGGCCAATCCGTGCTGGACCTTGGCTGCGGCACAGGTGCGGCCCTGCTGTGCTTGGCAACGCGGGTGTCGGGTTTGGCGCTTCATGGCGTTGAAGTTCAGCCGCGATACGCCGACCTTTGCCGCGTGAATGCAACGGCAAACAACATTGACACCACGATCTGGACCGCCGATCTGCGCGACCTTCCATCAGATCTGCGCGCCCTGACCTTTGATCATGTCATGGTTAATCCACCATACTTTAAACGCTCATCGGGCAATTCAAGCCCCCTACCGGACCGCGACATCGCCTTCGCTGGCGACACAGCGACCGTTAATTGGATCGACACGGCGACGCGGCGGCTCAAACCCAAAGGAACCCTGACGATGATCCAAAAGGCGGATCGCCTGCCCGATCTTTTGCGGGCTATTGATGAGCGGCTGGGCGCCATCAACGTCTATCCAATTACTGGGCGGGATGGCCGCGCCGCAGACCGCATCATTTTGCGCGCGCGCAAAGGCGGCCGCACACCGTTCAAGCTGCACGCGCCAATTCCGCTGCACGACGGC
This window contains:
- a CDS encoding tRNA1(Val) (adenine(37)-N6)-methyltransferase, yielding MSTGSETTFDAFLGGRLTLEQPTKGYRAGVDPVLLAAAVRAQAGQSVLDLGCGTGAALLCLATRVSGLALHGVEVQPRYADLCRVNATANNIDTTIWTADLRDLPSDLRALTFDHVMVNPPYFKRSSGNSSPLPDRDIAFAGDTATVNWIDTATRRLKPKGTLTMIQKADRLPDLLRAIDERLGAINVYPITGRDGRAADRIILRARKGGRTPFKLHAPIPLHDGPSHVSDGDDYRPEIAGILRDGRDFYLAD
- a CDS encoding polyprenyl synthetase family protein — protein: MSLDHAASKPHDRLAAALTDEMDAVNVLIRDRMASEHAPRIPEVTAHLVEAGGKRLRPMLTLAAAKMCGYGGPYHVHLAATVEFIHTATLLHDDVVDESAQRRGRPTANLLWDNTSSVLVGDYLFARSFQLMVETGSLRVLDILANASATIAEGEVLQLTAASDLATSEAVYLQIVRGKTAALFSAALEVGGVIAQQDEALVKALYDYGDALGIGFQIVDDLLDYSGTDAIGKDVGDDFRERKLTLPVIKAVALADATERAFWVRTIEKGRQEDGDLQTALGLLVKHGTLDATKSDALAWMEKAKAALAPLPDHPIKLMLLDLADYVVARIK
- a CDS encoding tetratricopeptide repeat protein: MNFRITTALRLTVCAATLALAMPAAADQNAGAYLAARQAAISGDYDAAALYFRDALLADANNTALMEQTLAAYLGVGQVESAAGIARPFISAGGESQIANIALMAQAARAEDWDAIFDLIEAGHEVGPLLDGLAQAWAYLGKGDTVHAMMRFDEVIDTPGLRGFGQQHKALALAMSGDLDGASAIYDLPPNIGIIPTRGSVVAHLQILVQLGDFERAGDMIERAFGEDPDPELAALRSAITAGEVPDLSRAVATPSDGISYAFKGFSDILQGEANESYLLLYAQAARYIAPHDADTQIATARLLNALGQYDAAAQTFAQVATDDPAFHSAEIGRAEALRLAGRIEQAIEVLSQLTRSHPDLPLSHASLGDIYRQQEHFVDARDAYSAALSGYPEDASIRWWLLYSRGMTSERLDEWDAAEADFRASLALNPGNPSVLNYLGYSLVDRGLKFDEALGMIETAVAARPDSGAIVDSLAWVYYKLGRYQEAVAPMERAAELEPNDPILSDHLGDVYWMVGRDVEARFQWRRALSFEPEQAEADRIRHKLSVGLEAVYADEGVTPAAAVEIANDDN
- a CDS encoding 4-(cytidine 5'-diphospho)-2-C-methyl-D-erythritol kinase yields the protein MTTTKGAFCEPAPAKVNLTLHVTGQRADGYHLLDSLVMFTALGDVVTVAAAERLTLTIDGPFSAGLTADNDNLVMRAARSFGVTNGAAITLTKNLPVASGIGGGSADAAAALRALSRLWGLPIPDSATILKLGADVPVCMTSELSRMHGIGDRIDTLGPAPMLDILLVNPNVAVSTAQVFGGLASKSNAPMAADMPDPRDRDDWVTWLLAQRNDLETPARIAAPTIDDVLGSLSAQVGSTLARMSGSGATCFALFKDGTSRDAAAATLRLSHPTWWIAETGAAPT